The Callospermophilus lateralis isolate mCalLat2 chromosome 15, mCalLat2.hap1, whole genome shotgun sequence genome window below encodes:
- the Mldhr gene encoding LOW QUALITY PROTEIN: mitochondrial lactate dehydrogenase regulator (The sequence of the model RefSeq protein was modified relative to this genomic sequence to represent the inferred CDS: deleted 1 base in 1 codon) — protein sequence MWRDSLCTAAGYAFGAGTRLRSVLSSRKLQP from the exons ATGTGGCGGGACTCTTTGTGCACTGCGGCAGGATACGCGTTCGGA GCTGGGACGCGGCTGCGCTCAGTTCTCTCCTCTCGGAAGCTGCAGCCATGA